The proteins below come from a single Pseudarthrobacter sp. SSS035 genomic window:
- a CDS encoding MFS transporter produces the protein MSTTTPATVGPNTLRPVSPGFIAIYALAMFGIWMAINLPASVTLALRISEIDPDGKTTSYSIAAGVGTLTAVLANPFFGRLSDRTRSRFGRRRPWIAIGLLGTTVGAAVIGFSDTFPMLLLGWILMQAFVNAAIAAILAIVADRVPESQQGFIGSLSGAASAASLVIGIFFIQAFPTSILAQIGLPVAVGLVFGVALLAVFNDDAPAAEPLPPFGVKEFFGSFFINPRREPDFAWLLLALFLMFAAWGVVSTYTVYLLQDMIAVPEDQIGGAITLSYVIPGVVAFVVGPLGGWVGDRLGRRKPVMIFAALIGAAGMVIIATSSTVVQFLIGVTLVSGVAAGLMLGTYIALGIAAMRDKLAAARNLGVVNIAITLPFSIIPFIAPVILSVGGGTSNYVALVLFGGALTLLGIVPLVGIRATR, from the coding sequence ATGTCCACCACGACCCCGGCCACTGTCGGCCCCAACACTCTTAGGCCAGTCAGTCCAGGCTTCATAGCCATCTACGCGCTGGCGATGTTCGGCATCTGGATGGCGATCAACCTGCCGGCCTCCGTGACGCTGGCGTTGCGGATTTCGGAGATCGATCCCGACGGAAAGACCACCAGCTATTCGATTGCCGCCGGAGTCGGGACGCTGACTGCCGTCCTTGCCAATCCCTTCTTCGGGCGCCTTTCGGACCGTACGCGCAGCCGTTTCGGCCGCCGGCGGCCCTGGATCGCGATTGGCTTGCTTGGCACCACGGTCGGCGCGGCGGTCATCGGCTTCTCGGATACGTTCCCGATGCTGCTGCTGGGATGGATCCTGATGCAGGCGTTCGTCAATGCCGCGATCGCCGCCATTCTCGCCATCGTCGCTGACCGAGTGCCCGAATCGCAGCAAGGATTCATTGGCTCGCTCTCCGGGGCAGCGTCCGCAGCGTCTCTGGTGATCGGAATCTTCTTCATCCAGGCGTTCCCAACGAGCATCCTGGCGCAGATTGGTTTGCCGGTGGCGGTGGGGCTTGTGTTCGGCGTAGCGCTGCTCGCGGTTTTCAATGATGATGCTCCCGCGGCCGAGCCGCTGCCGCCGTTCGGCGTGAAGGAATTCTTCGGATCGTTCTTCATCAACCCGCGACGCGAGCCTGACTTCGCATGGTTGCTGCTTGCCCTCTTCCTCATGTTCGCCGCGTGGGGCGTGGTATCCACATACACGGTCTATTTGCTACAAGACATGATCGCGGTACCGGAGGACCAGATCGGTGGGGCGATCACACTCTCCTACGTGATCCCCGGGGTCGTCGCGTTCGTTGTCGGGCCGCTCGGCGGTTGGGTAGGAGACCGGCTCGGTCGGCGAAAGCCAGTCATGATCTTCGCCGCTTTGATTGGCGCGGCGGGCATGGTCATCATCGCCACCTCGTCCACCGTTGTTCAATTTCTCATCGGCGTGACGCTCGTCTCCGGCGTCGCGGCCGGCCTCATGTTGGGCACCTATATCGCGCTTGGCATCGCGGCGATGCGAGACAAGCTGGCGGCAGCCAGGAACCTCGGCGTGGTCAACATCGCGATCACCCTGCCGTTCTCGATCATCCCGTTCATCGCCCCCGTGATCCTCAGCGTCGGCGGCGGCACGTCGAACTACGTCGCTCTGGTCCTGTTCGGCGGCGCGCTCACACTCCTGGGAATCGTCCCGCTCGTCGGCATACGCGCCACCCGCTGA
- a CDS encoding S41 family peptidase, with product MTSSSYFRFPHVHGDLVTFVAEDDVWIAPLSGGRAWRVSSLQLPARNPRFTPDGKRLVWTVVQGTAPEVVSAEVDGGGYRQLTYFGHATTKVKGFTAAGDAVVTSAFRQAESRHTYAYSVPVDGGSAEELPFGPVESVAFGPEVGDERPVVLASVLSREPAWWKRYRGGTAGKLWIDADGNGEFERLVPHLGGNLADPMWVDGRIAFLSDHEGYGNLYSVLPGGGDLRRHTDHEDFYVRHASTDGGRVIFESAGELWILHDLSSAAVRLDISLGSASQSRRPGLLKISKHLGTVVPDDSGSASAVEAHGTLHWLRHQDGPSRIVEATPGVRARLPRPLDGGRLAYVADHDGVEAIYIKEIAAQVPDTVVPAVTAAPAAVPAAAARDQSEAPLPRPVPAAASSAPVIADVVVPVPDDSRADDSPADAAHGPSEAAANAGPSGLPTRIAFPTPSRASALEASPDGRWLAVGTSFGDVFVADTTTGVLSLVTSIGEGSIAELAWSPDSQWLAWSEPVTSFGSRSRLRLANAADLAGGIVEVTDGRFCDGSPSFTPDGKFLAFLSNRSFDPVYDGHSFDLSFPSPIKPYLVALAATTPSPFGPEVDLSPAANTDSADTTDADTAAGPAVHVDPAGLAHRVIGVPVPQGNYTSLTSTEGALLWLDWALAGVTGDGKASQEDKDARPSLVRFDLARRKSATLVESLDSYRLSGDGKKVVLVNDKQVSVVPSAAKADEESGQLVKVDLGRIRVMMDPLSVWGQAFDEAWRLQRDFFWAEDMAGQDWESIHKRYRPIVDRLGSHDDLVDLLWELHGELGTSHAYVRPAAVTENGSNGQGRLGADFTFTPAGWEITRILAGESSDPLATSPLTRPGAAAMAGDVVLAIDGVPLSATVSPAMQLVGAAGRAVELTLRNGAGHGVEAGEQRRIAVIPVKDEERLRYQEWVAANRGIVREASGGRFGYLHIPDMMANGWAQLHRDLDTETALDGLIVDVRRNRGGHTSQLVAELIGRKVTGWSMPRGERPRTYPHHAPRGPVIILADEFAGSDGDIITQVSKLRGIGPVVGTRTWGGVVGIDNRFSLADGTGVTQPRYATWFGGGVGWSVENYGVDPDIEVLYPPHAYAAGRDPQLEYGIGALKEMIQELPTDKPPVREGYRRLKPAPLPARRHGD from the coding sequence ATGACTTCTTCGAGCTACTTCCGGTTTCCGCATGTCCACGGCGATCTGGTCACGTTTGTGGCAGAGGACGACGTGTGGATCGCGCCGCTCAGCGGCGGCCGCGCCTGGCGGGTTTCGTCACTGCAGCTGCCCGCCCGCAATCCGCGGTTTACGCCTGACGGCAAACGGCTGGTCTGGACCGTCGTCCAGGGAACCGCCCCGGAAGTGGTCTCGGCGGAGGTGGACGGCGGTGGCTACCGGCAACTGACGTATTTCGGCCACGCCACAACCAAGGTCAAAGGCTTCACGGCAGCCGGCGATGCAGTAGTGACCAGCGCGTTCCGCCAGGCTGAAAGCCGGCATACCTACGCTTACAGCGTCCCGGTCGACGGCGGGTCGGCCGAGGAGCTCCCCTTCGGACCGGTCGAATCCGTGGCCTTTGGTCCGGAAGTGGGGGACGAGCGGCCGGTTGTCCTGGCCAGTGTGCTCTCCCGTGAACCGGCCTGGTGGAAGCGGTACCGCGGCGGTACCGCGGGCAAGCTCTGGATTGACGCCGACGGAAACGGGGAGTTCGAGCGCCTCGTTCCCCACCTCGGCGGAAACCTCGCAGATCCGATGTGGGTGGACGGGCGCATCGCGTTCCTGTCAGACCACGAGGGCTACGGAAACCTGTACTCGGTGCTGCCCGGCGGCGGCGATCTTCGACGGCACACCGACCACGAGGACTTCTACGTCCGGCACGCGTCCACCGACGGCGGGCGGGTCATCTTCGAATCCGCCGGTGAGCTCTGGATCCTGCACGATCTGTCCTCTGCCGCGGTACGGCTGGACATCTCGCTGGGTTCCGCGTCGCAATCGCGTCGACCGGGCCTGCTGAAAATCTCCAAACATCTGGGCACGGTGGTGCCGGATGACAGCGGCTCCGCCAGCGCAGTGGAGGCCCATGGCACCCTTCACTGGCTCCGTCACCAGGACGGCCCCTCCCGTATCGTCGAGGCCACCCCGGGTGTCCGGGCACGGCTCCCCAGGCCGCTCGACGGCGGCCGTCTGGCTTACGTCGCCGATCACGACGGCGTGGAGGCGATCTACATCAAGGAGATTGCCGCGCAGGTCCCCGACACCGTGGTCCCTGCCGTCACGGCAGCCCCGGCTGCCGTACCCGCTGCAGCAGCCCGGGACCAGTCGGAAGCGCCACTGCCGCGTCCGGTTCCCGCGGCGGCATCGTCCGCACCGGTGATTGCCGACGTCGTTGTTCCGGTGCCCGATGACTCCCGGGCCGATGACTCCCCGGCCGACGCCGCCCACGGCCCGTCGGAAGCCGCCGCCAACGCAGGACCGTCCGGCCTGCCGACCCGCATCGCCTTCCCGACGCCGTCACGCGCCAGCGCCCTGGAAGCGAGCCCCGATGGCCGGTGGCTTGCGGTGGGTACCTCCTTCGGGGATGTCTTTGTGGCGGACACAACCACCGGTGTGCTTTCCCTCGTCACCAGCATCGGCGAGGGCAGCATCGCGGAACTCGCGTGGTCTCCTGACTCCCAGTGGCTTGCCTGGTCCGAACCTGTCACCTCGTTCGGCTCCCGGAGCCGGCTCCGGCTGGCTAATGCCGCGGACCTGGCGGGCGGCATCGTCGAGGTCACGGACGGCCGTTTCTGCGACGGGTCCCCAAGCTTCACGCCGGACGGTAAGTTCCTGGCCTTCCTGTCCAACCGCAGCTTTGATCCGGTGTACGACGGCCACTCGTTCGACCTGTCCTTCCCCAGCCCCATCAAGCCGTACCTGGTGGCACTGGCTGCCACGACGCCGTCGCCGTTTGGCCCCGAAGTTGACCTGTCCCCTGCCGCAAACACGGACAGCGCGGACACCACGGACGCAGACACCGCGGCAGGTCCCGCGGTCCACGTGGATCCGGCCGGGCTGGCCCACCGTGTCATCGGCGTTCCGGTGCCCCAGGGCAACTACACGTCACTCACGTCAACGGAGGGTGCACTGCTATGGCTGGACTGGGCCCTGGCAGGCGTCACCGGCGACGGCAAAGCCAGCCAGGAAGACAAGGACGCCCGCCCGAGCCTGGTCCGGTTCGACCTGGCCCGCCGTAAGTCCGCCACGCTGGTGGAATCCCTGGACAGCTACCGGCTCTCGGGCGATGGCAAGAAAGTAGTGCTGGTCAACGACAAGCAGGTCAGCGTGGTTCCTTCTGCTGCCAAAGCCGATGAGGAATCCGGCCAGCTGGTCAAGGTGGACCTGGGCCGCATCCGCGTGATGATGGATCCCCTCAGCGTCTGGGGCCAGGCGTTCGACGAAGCCTGGCGCCTGCAGCGCGATTTCTTCTGGGCCGAAGACATGGCAGGACAGGACTGGGAATCGATCCATAAGCGGTACCGTCCGATCGTTGACCGGTTGGGGTCCCACGACGACCTGGTGGACCTGCTCTGGGAGCTGCACGGGGAACTGGGCACCTCGCACGCCTACGTCCGGCCCGCAGCCGTCACGGAAAACGGCAGCAACGGCCAGGGACGGCTTGGCGCAGACTTCACGTTCACACCGGCAGGCTGGGAGATCACCCGCATCCTGGCCGGCGAATCCTCGGACCCGCTGGCCACCTCCCCGCTGACCCGGCCCGGCGCCGCCGCCATGGCCGGGGACGTCGTACTGGCCATCGACGGTGTGCCGCTGTCCGCCACGGTGAGCCCCGCGATGCAGCTGGTGGGCGCCGCCGGACGGGCTGTGGAGCTGACATTACGCAACGGAGCCGGGCATGGAGTCGAGGCAGGGGAGCAGCGGAGGATCGCTGTGATCCCGGTCAAGGACGAGGAGCGACTGCGCTACCAGGAGTGGGTGGCCGCGAACCGCGGGATCGTCCGGGAGGCCTCCGGCGGCCGCTTCGGGTATTTGCACATCCCGGACATGATGGCCAACGGCTGGGCGCAGCTGCACCGCGACCTGGACACCGAAACTGCCCTGGACGGGCTCATCGTGGATGTCCGCCGGAACCGTGGCGGACACACGTCCCAGCTGGTGGCGGAGCTGATTGGCCGGAAGGTCACCGGCTGGAGCATGCCCCGCGGCGAACGTCCGCGGACCTACCCGCACCACGCGCCGCGGGGTCCGGTGATCATCCTCGCCGATGAATTTGCCGGGTCCGACGGCGACATCATCACCCAGGTCTCCAAACTGCGGGGGATCGGCCCGGTGGTCGGCACGCGCACGTGGGGCGGTGTGGTGGGGATCGACAACAGGTTCTCCCTGGCCGACGGTACCGGCGTGACCCAGCCGCGGTACGCCACCTGGTTCGGTGGTGGCGTGGGCTGGTCCGTGGAAAACTACGGCGTGGATCCCGACATCGAAGTGCTTTACCCGCCCCACGCTTATGCCGCCGGCAGGGACCCCCAGCTGGAATACGGGATCGGTGCGCTCAAGGAAATGATCCAGGAGCTGCCCACGGACAAGCCCCCGGTCCGTGAAGGCTACCGTCGCCTGAAGCCGGCGCCGCTTCCGGCCCGCCGGCACGGCGACTAA
- a CDS encoding DUF6228 family protein produces the protein MVEIGRRERLTFGDVQRGPDGELLSMSVSVELENLRARREVTAHYELGFADLCGFFTDLAGHWQGWSGTRAYKSLEGDLLLEAAHTGSHIELSFTLQDPSFHDSWSVRGKLTIDSGEELMRVTENLLNLFAASWREDAAE, from the coding sequence ATGGTTGAGATAGGGCGCCGGGAGCGGCTCACGTTCGGAGATGTGCAACGCGGACCCGACGGCGAATTGCTCAGCATGTCCGTGTCCGTGGAATTAGAGAACCTTCGAGCACGTCGGGAGGTCACCGCCCACTACGAGCTTGGATTCGCTGACCTTTGCGGCTTCTTCACCGACCTTGCCGGGCATTGGCAAGGCTGGAGCGGGACCAGAGCCTACAAATCCCTTGAAGGTGATCTACTGCTGGAGGCTGCCCACACCGGGAGCCACATTGAGCTGTCCTTCACCCTTCAGGATCCCTCGTTCCATGACTCCTGGTCAGTACGCGGCAAGCTGACGATCGACTCGGGGGAAGAACTCATGCGCGTCACGGAGAACCTGCTAAACCTGTTCGCTGCCAGTTGGCGTGAGGATGCCGCAGAATGA
- a CDS encoding glycoside hydrolase family 3 protein, which yields MNDYLDPTQPLERRIDDLLPRMTIAEKAGLMFHPTTEPGGDSLTDADALRDAELNVVERGINHFNVLGGGDSAGVAGWHNTLQDLAASTRLGIPITLSSDPRHGFRSNPFTGQSLDSLSRWPETTGIAAIAGTDTDTAREYADIIRREFLAMGIRVYLGPMADIFSEPRWSRGFGTFGEDPARVAELTVAFIEGLRGGPTLGPEAVAAVVKHFPGGGPQLRGDDAHDSRYPEQVYPGGMQELHIQPFEKAFAAGATQVMTYYGKPVGTEWDEVGFAFNAPVVRDILRKRLHFDGIVVTDWNLLESERMGDLTFGPNGWGLGHLSPVERARIAIDVGVDQFGGDRNPALIEELVDSGAVTEERIDQSVRRLLREKFQLGVFEKRHVDIDRARTTCGAPVYFEKGTAAQSKSIVLLTDEAGILPEGSRVYVEGIQDPSGLTMTPHVGDAEAIIVRLEAPFEVGRGSVVAEYFHGGTLAFPQSTLDRLRNYAAQAPLYVSVFLERPAILGPLLELGATVLGEFGASDHVIIKAFTGRTSLTGTLPFDIPSSMEAVEKSREDVPFDTEAPLFRAGFGIARDAGAPHMAA from the coding sequence ATGAATGACTATCTCGACCCCACTCAACCCCTTGAGCGCCGTATCGATGACCTCCTCCCGCGGATGACGATCGCCGAAAAGGCGGGCCTAATGTTTCATCCCACCACCGAACCGGGAGGCGACTCGCTCACCGACGCGGACGCGCTCCGAGACGCCGAGCTCAACGTGGTGGAACGCGGAATCAACCACTTCAACGTGCTTGGCGGTGGGGACAGTGCGGGAGTCGCCGGATGGCACAACACCCTCCAGGATCTCGCGGCGAGCACCAGGCTCGGCATCCCCATCACCCTGTCGTCCGATCCGCGCCACGGATTCCGGAGCAATCCTTTCACCGGGCAGTCGCTCGACAGTCTCTCCCGCTGGCCCGAGACGACCGGTATCGCAGCGATCGCGGGCACGGACACGGACACGGCGCGAGAGTATGCCGACATCATCCGCCGCGAGTTCCTGGCGATGGGCATACGTGTGTACCTCGGACCGATGGCGGATATCTTCAGCGAACCGCGCTGGTCGCGCGGGTTCGGCACATTCGGAGAAGACCCTGCCCGCGTCGCCGAACTGACAGTCGCCTTCATCGAGGGACTCCGCGGTGGGCCAACGTTGGGCCCCGAGGCTGTCGCTGCAGTCGTGAAGCACTTCCCCGGAGGCGGTCCACAGTTGCGCGGCGATGACGCGCACGACTCGCGGTACCCAGAGCAGGTGTATCCCGGTGGCATGCAAGAACTGCACATCCAGCCGTTCGAGAAGGCCTTCGCCGCAGGAGCCACCCAGGTGATGACATACTACGGCAAGCCCGTCGGCACAGAATGGGATGAAGTCGGGTTTGCGTTCAACGCCCCGGTCGTACGAGACATCCTCCGCAAGCGCCTTCATTTCGACGGCATCGTCGTGACCGACTGGAACCTGCTCGAGAGTGAGCGGATGGGCGATCTCACCTTTGGACCGAATGGTTGGGGCCTGGGGCACCTGTCTCCCGTCGAGCGGGCCCGGATCGCCATCGACGTCGGCGTCGACCAGTTCGGCGGTGACCGGAACCCTGCCCTTATCGAGGAGCTCGTCGACAGCGGCGCGGTGACCGAGGAGCGCATCGACCAGTCAGTGCGACGGCTACTCCGCGAAAAGTTCCAGCTTGGCGTGTTCGAGAAACGTCATGTCGACATCGATCGTGCGCGCACCACGTGCGGCGCGCCAGTCTATTTCGAGAAAGGTACCGCCGCGCAGAGCAAGTCCATAGTGCTGCTCACCGACGAGGCAGGCATCCTGCCCGAGGGCTCCAGGGTCTACGTCGAGGGCATTCAAGACCCGTCAGGCCTCACGATGACTCCCCATGTCGGAGACGCCGAGGCGATCATCGTTCGCCTCGAAGCACCCTTCGAAGTCGGCCGCGGATCCGTTGTCGCCGAGTACTTCCACGGCGGCACGCTAGCCTTCCCTCAGAGCACACTCGACAGACTGCGCAATTATGCCGCTCAAGCCCCCCTCTATGTGTCCGTGTTCCTCGAGCGGCCAGCCATCCTCGGCCCGCTCCTCGAGCTCGGCGCCACCGTCCTCGGCGAATTCGGAGCGAGCGACCACGTCATAATCAAGGCGTTCACAGGGCGCACGTCACTTACCGGGACCCTGCCTTTCGACATCCCCTCATCCATGGAGGCTGTAGAGAAGTCCCGCGAGGACGTCCCGTTCGACACTGAGGCACCCCTTTTCCGCGCGGGTTTTGGAATTGCCCGAGATGCCGGCGCACCCCACATGGCAGCATAG
- the istA gene encoding IS21 family transposase, with translation MASYKAIMALVFEGRSYDEIVGLVGCSRRDISAVKKTVAAKGLTAAQAASMGEAQWAELFPDGRRTVSGSFDQPDFAQALKSMKSNKHFTLQQAWRMYLGVPSGQGKKYGYSRFCQLFTEFAATNDVVATLHHDPGRALLVDWAGDTLPVTDSVTGEVRKAYMFVAVLPFSGLVFCRAFADMKQEAWISAHVQAFEFIGGVTQIIVPDNASTATHRSVKGDSARVIHARYQELADHYCTAVVPARVRKPRDKAAVESAVNIINKRVIGYLAEELWTTFAELNAAIGERMVEVNEQMRRVDGTSRYERFLAEEAGLLQPLPAARFDTVAWKQLKVGRNYHVTADYQHYSVPYTFAGQILRVRLTGVAVTIFDGDTVVCEHPRKAGRKGQYSTTVEHAPERHQDIDGLWTREWFVHRARSFGAATVAVIESILDRHAIEAQAYLDCQNILMTLGKSNKQRLEAACQAIINQQGYPTYTTLKRIMATITTDKQRTRPLVAAASNEKSTPGAVDLPGVLVRGADYYQERG, from the coding sequence ATGGCGAGCTACAAGGCGATTATGGCTTTGGTGTTCGAGGGCCGTAGCTACGACGAGATTGTGGGCTTGGTGGGGTGTTCACGCCGGGATATCTCGGCGGTGAAGAAGACCGTGGCAGCCAAGGGCTTGACGGCCGCGCAGGCTGCCTCGATGGGCGAGGCTCAATGGGCAGAGTTGTTTCCCGATGGTCGCCGGACGGTCTCGGGTTCCTTTGATCAGCCTGATTTCGCGCAGGCGTTGAAGTCGATGAAGAGCAACAAGCATTTCACCTTGCAGCAGGCGTGGCGGATGTATCTGGGTGTGCCCTCGGGGCAGGGGAAGAAGTACGGGTATTCAAGGTTTTGCCAGCTTTTCACGGAGTTTGCGGCCACCAATGATGTCGTAGCGACGCTTCACCACGATCCGGGCCGGGCGCTCTTGGTGGACTGGGCCGGCGATACGCTGCCGGTGACGGATTCGGTCACCGGGGAGGTCCGCAAGGCCTACATGTTTGTTGCGGTCCTGCCATTTTCGGGCCTCGTGTTCTGCCGGGCCTTTGCCGATATGAAGCAGGAAGCGTGGATCAGCGCACATGTGCAGGCCTTTGAATTTATCGGTGGAGTAACTCAAATCATCGTCCCGGACAACGCTTCCACGGCGACCCATCGGTCCGTCAAAGGCGACAGCGCCAGGGTTATCCATGCCCGCTATCAGGAGCTCGCCGACCACTATTGCACGGCGGTGGTGCCGGCCAGAGTCCGGAAGCCCCGCGATAAGGCAGCGGTGGAATCGGCGGTGAACATCATCAACAAGCGCGTGATCGGCTACCTGGCCGAAGAGCTCTGGACCACCTTCGCGGAGCTGAACGCCGCGATTGGTGAGCGGATGGTGGAGGTCAATGAGCAGATGCGCCGCGTCGACGGCACGAGCAGGTATGAGCGGTTCCTGGCTGAGGAAGCCGGGCTGCTGCAGCCGTTGCCGGCCGCGAGGTTCGATACGGTGGCATGGAAGCAGTTGAAGGTGGGGCGGAATTACCATGTCACCGCCGATTACCAGCACTATTCAGTGCCGTACACGTTCGCCGGGCAGATTCTGCGTGTGCGCCTGACCGGTGTGGCCGTCACCATTTTCGATGGCGACACCGTGGTGTGTGAGCATCCACGCAAGGCCGGACGCAAGGGCCAGTACTCCACGACCGTTGAGCACGCTCCCGAACGGCATCAGGACATTGACGGGCTGTGGACACGGGAGTGGTTCGTGCACCGGGCCCGGAGTTTCGGGGCCGCGACCGTGGCGGTGATTGAGTCGATTCTGGACCGCCACGCCATCGAGGCGCAGGCCTACCTTGACTGCCAGAACATCCTGATGACCTTGGGCAAGAGCAACAAGCAGCGCCTGGAGGCCGCCTGCCAGGCGATCATCAACCAGCAGGGCTACCCGACCTACACCACGCTCAAACGCATCATGGCGACTATTACCACTGACAAGCAACGCACTCGGCCGCTGGTTGCGGCGGCCTCGAATGAGAAGAGCACTCCCGGGGCGGTCGACCTGCCCGGTGTTCTGGTGCGCGGGGCCGACTACTACCAGGAACGTGGGTGA
- a CDS encoding TIGR01777 family oxidoreductase codes for MHIVIAGASGLIGTHLSATLREAGHDVTTLVRREPTSAAEIRWDPAARRLDPAALAGADAVVNLSGAGIGDRPWTRRRIDELMTSRLAATGTLTAAMATLDDPPRTFISQSASGYYGDSGSAQLRENASPGSGVLSRICVEWEAAAHRAPAGVRVVTPRTGVVLSPTGGALGRLLPLLRLGVGGPLGHGRQYWPWITLPDVAAAFMFLADSGLHGPVNVCAPESADVNALVGALASALHRPAFFRVPSPALRLVLGQLADELILPSQRMEPVALEAAGFQWQHPSLAEAAAWVAGKP; via the coding sequence ATGCACATCGTCATTGCCGGGGCCTCAGGGCTGATCGGGACCCATTTGTCCGCAACGCTGCGAGAGGCCGGCCATGACGTGACCACTCTCGTCCGACGCGAGCCCACGTCCGCGGCCGAAATCCGCTGGGACCCCGCAGCGCGCCGCCTTGATCCGGCGGCGCTGGCCGGCGCGGACGCAGTGGTCAACCTCTCCGGTGCCGGGATCGGGGACAGGCCCTGGACCAGACGACGGATCGACGAGCTGATGACTTCGCGCTTGGCAGCCACCGGCACCCTGACCGCGGCCATGGCCACGCTTGACGACCCGCCGCGCACGTTTATCAGCCAGTCGGCGTCCGGGTACTACGGCGATTCCGGGTCCGCCCAGCTCCGGGAGAACGCGTCGCCGGGCTCGGGTGTTCTGTCACGTATCTGCGTCGAGTGGGAGGCCGCCGCCCATCGGGCGCCGGCCGGCGTCCGCGTGGTCACACCACGCACCGGTGTTGTTCTCAGCCCCACAGGCGGCGCGCTGGGCCGGCTGCTGCCGCTGCTTCGCCTCGGGGTGGGCGGTCCACTCGGCCACGGCCGGCAGTACTGGCCGTGGATCACTCTTCCGGACGTCGCCGCAGCATTTATGTTCCTCGCTGACTCCGGGCTCCACGGACCGGTCAACGTCTGCGCCCCCGAAAGCGCTGACGTCAACGCGTTGGTGGGCGCCTTGGCATCCGCGCTCCACCGGCCGGCATTTTTCCGCGTACCGTCGCCGGCCCTGCGCCTGGTCCTGGGTCAGCTGGCCGATGAACTCATCCTTCCCAGCCAGCGGATGGAACCGGTGGCCCTGGAAGCAGCCGGCTTCCAGTGGCAGCACCCGTCACTGGCCGAGGCTGCTGCCTGGGTGGCCGGCAAGCCCTGA
- a CDS encoding LacI family DNA-binding transcriptional regulator codes for MTQRVTLTDVSRAAGVGIATVSRAMGDHPDVSTATRDRIRTIAQELGYRPSVAARALRRGGFHAISVIVPDNQWGWWEPVAHACIETAAAAGYQVLVHPVGGAEGALADAITGLSNVPTEGVIVISVPDQKSVRDACDRIGIPGVAIDDSSVDIYFPSISAANYAGAREVAEHLVAIGRSRIVFVRPRLSGGASVWGDSFYVQEREKAYRDVLVSAGISIDEHLIIDTEFDESASGCPELGELLDRESSVDAVFCAFDQLAPTVLRELATRGRRVPDDIAVAGFDDERTAVLVTPQLTTARQPYAQMGRTAAELLLQSLSETPPAIQRYEFPTQLIVRASTRTHPS; via the coding sequence ATGACACAGCGGGTGACGCTAACCGACGTTTCCCGAGCAGCGGGCGTCGGTATCGCGACAGTGTCGCGCGCCATGGGCGATCATCCCGACGTCAGTACGGCGACGCGCGACCGGATCCGTACGATCGCCCAAGAGCTCGGCTATCGCCCGTCGGTCGCAGCGCGCGCATTGCGTCGAGGCGGCTTCCACGCCATCAGCGTGATCGTGCCGGACAACCAGTGGGGCTGGTGGGAGCCGGTCGCACACGCCTGCATCGAGACGGCCGCCGCCGCCGGCTACCAGGTGCTCGTTCATCCTGTCGGTGGAGCCGAGGGAGCGCTGGCCGACGCCATCACCGGGCTGTCGAACGTGCCGACCGAAGGTGTGATCGTCATCAGCGTTCCTGATCAAAAGTCTGTCCGGGACGCGTGCGATCGCATCGGCATACCCGGGGTCGCGATTGACGACTCGAGCGTCGACATCTACTTCCCATCAATCTCGGCGGCGAACTATGCCGGCGCACGCGAGGTGGCCGAACACCTGGTCGCGATAGGGCGTTCCCGCATCGTCTTCGTCCGCCCGCGACTCAGCGGGGGCGCGTCTGTCTGGGGCGATTCCTTCTATGTCCAGGAGCGTGAGAAGGCATACCGCGATGTGCTCGTCTCTGCGGGAATCTCGATCGACGAGCACCTCATCATCGATACAGAGTTCGACGAGTCAGCATCCGGTTGTCCAGAACTCGGCGAGCTCCTGGACCGCGAAAGCAGCGTCGATGCCGTCTTCTGTGCATTCGACCAACTCGCCCCGACCGTGCTGCGCGAACTGGCCACACGCGGTCGCCGCGTCCCCGACGACATCGCCGTCGCCGGCTTTGACGACGAGCGAACCGCCGTCCTCGTGACACCACAGCTGACCACTGCGCGGCAACCGTACGCCCAAATGGGCCGCACCGCGGCCGAACTACTCCTGCAGTCATTGTCCGAAACGCCCCCGGCGATCCAGCGCTACGAGTTCCCTACGCAACTCATCGTGCGAGCCTCTACCCGCACCCACCCGTCCTAG